A stretch of the Thermoleophilaceae bacterium genome encodes the following:
- a CDS encoding ABC transporter ATP-binding protein yields MSANGGTPLIEIEHLEQHFPIKSGLLVDREVARVHAVDDVSLDLREGETLGLVGESGCGKTTLSRSVLRLIEPTGGTIRFRGDDITHAGRRALRPLRKQMQMVFQDPFASLNPRKRVVQLVGAPLRLYGVPRDQIEPKVRELLDRVGLQAEHLNRFPHEFSGGQRQRIGVARALALEPKLILLDEPVSALDVSIQAQMINLLDDLQDEFGLTYLFVAHDLSVVRHVSDRIAVMYLGKIMEVSPSEELYRKPIHPYTSALLAAIPIPDPRENRARERIVVSGEPPSPIDPPSGCVFHTRCPRATEMCRTVVPPLTEYAGGHTAACHHPLNVTAEEISAATRSPQSPRAAGDGLPEPAEAAAAG; encoded by the coding sequence GTGAGCGCGAACGGGGGCACGCCGCTCATCGAGATCGAGCACCTCGAGCAGCACTTCCCTATCAAGTCGGGGCTGCTCGTGGACCGCGAGGTGGCCCGGGTGCACGCGGTGGACGACGTCTCCCTCGACTTGCGCGAGGGGGAGACCCTGGGGCTGGTGGGCGAGTCTGGCTGCGGCAAGACCACGCTGTCGCGCTCGGTGCTGCGGCTGATCGAGCCGACCGGGGGCACGATCCGCTTCCGGGGCGACGACATCACCCACGCGGGACGCAGGGCTCTGCGCCCGCTGCGCAAGCAGATGCAGATGGTGTTCCAGGACCCGTTCGCGTCCCTGAACCCGCGCAAGCGGGTGGTCCAGCTCGTGGGCGCGCCGCTGCGCCTGTACGGCGTGCCCCGCGACCAGATCGAGCCCAAGGTGCGCGAGCTGCTCGACCGGGTGGGGCTCCAGGCCGAGCACCTCAACCGCTTCCCCCACGAGTTCTCCGGCGGGCAGCGCCAGCGCATCGGCGTGGCGCGCGCGCTGGCCCTGGAGCCGAAGCTGATCCTGCTCGACGAGCCGGTGTCCGCCCTCGACGTGTCCATCCAGGCACAGATGATCAACCTGCTCGACGACCTCCAGGACGAGTTCGGCCTCACCTACCTGTTCGTGGCCCACGACCTGTCGGTGGTGCGCCACGTCTCCGACCGCATCGCCGTGATGTACCTCGGCAAGATCATGGAGGTCTCGCCCTCGGAGGAGCTCTACCGCAAGCCCATCCACCCCTACACGAGCGCGTTGCTGGCGGCCATCCCGATCCCCGACCCGCGCGAGAACCGCGCCCGCGAGCGGATCGTGGTGAGCGGCGAGCCGCCCTCGCCGATCGACCCACCTTCGGGCTGCGTCTTCCACACCCGCTGCCCGCGCGCCACGGAGATGTGTCGCACGGTCGTGCCGCCGCTGACGGAGTACGCCGGTGGGCACACGGCGGCCTGCCATCACCCGCTGAACGTGACGGCCGAGGAGATATCGGCGGCCACGCGCTCGCCGCAGAGCCCGCGCGCGGCGGGGGATGGGCTGCCTGAGCCGGCGGAGGCCGCGGCGGCCGGCTGA
- a CDS encoding ABC transporter substrate-binding protein translates to MTDLVRRLPVLLAALLAAVALGACGGDDDDEGGQEGVSGEAKQGGSITISQTSQPDFLDPALSYTVNGWEPMWLVYAPLIGYKHAEGEEGTELIPYAAEALPEVSEDGLTYAFKLREGLTYSDGTDAVASDFEHTIQRVLNLESGGSSFYLVIEGAQEYVDGDDEEADIPGIETNDETGEITITLTEPDGTFLNVLAMNFGGLVPGDTPFRNMTEDPPPGLGPYHITESVPNRQFVMEKNPNFAIPDVPEGNVDRITTRIIKSAQRQTQDVISGELDFMQDPPPADLKPEVKQRYADRYEEAVTVSTYYFWMNQSIPPFDDPKTREAVNLGIDKPALARIFAGELQPGCSFLPPGMPGFSEELDVSGCPFGNPNEPPDLEAARAALEESDYDGETITVWTNNDDPSDRVGEAYADMLNQIGFETEINILDGGVYFQTIGNERTDDLHTGFANWFQDFPHPANFMFLVDGASIQPTNNQNFGNVDDPEINDLVSEAGQQPELTDDVASQYEEANRQLVEEFHVAPYGHRKLATFVSERMDFDNCTLFHPVYQNDYSSFCLK, encoded by the coding sequence ATGACGGACCTGGTCAGGCGTCTGCCCGTGCTCCTCGCGGCGCTGCTGGCAGCAGTCGCGCTCGGGGCTTGCGGCGGGGACGACGATGACGAAGGCGGTCAGGAAGGCGTCTCCGGAGAAGCGAAGCAGGGCGGGTCGATCACGATCTCGCAGACATCGCAGCCGGACTTCCTGGACCCCGCGCTCTCGTACACCGTGAACGGGTGGGAGCCCATGTGGCTCGTGTACGCGCCGCTCATCGGCTACAAGCACGCCGAAGGGGAAGAGGGCACCGAGCTGATCCCGTACGCCGCCGAGGCGCTGCCGGAGGTCTCCGAGGACGGCCTGACCTATGCGTTCAAGCTGCGTGAGGGGCTGACGTATTCGGACGGCACAGATGCCGTGGCGTCGGACTTCGAGCACACGATCCAGCGCGTGCTCAACCTCGAGTCGGGCGGCTCCTCGTTCTACCTCGTGATCGAGGGCGCGCAGGAGTACGTGGACGGCGACGACGAGGAAGCCGACATCCCGGGCATCGAGACCAACGACGAGACGGGCGAGATCACGATCACTCTCACGGAGCCCGACGGCACGTTCCTCAACGTGCTGGCCATGAACTTCGGCGGCCTCGTCCCGGGCGACACGCCCTTCCGCAACATGACGGAGGACCCGCCGCCCGGCCTCGGCCCGTACCACATCACCGAGTCCGTCCCAAACCGGCAGTTCGTGATGGAGAAGAACCCCAACTTCGCCATCCCCGACGTGCCCGAGGGCAATGTCGACCGCATCACCACGCGCATCATCAAGAGCGCGCAGCGCCAGACGCAGGACGTGATCAGCGGCGAGCTCGACTTCATGCAGGACCCGCCGCCGGCGGACCTCAAGCCGGAGGTCAAGCAGCGCTACGCGGACCGGTACGAGGAGGCCGTCACGGTCTCGACGTATTACTTCTGGATGAACCAGAGCATCCCGCCGTTCGACGATCCCAAGACCCGCGAGGCGGTCAACCTCGGGATCGACAAGCCGGCGCTGGCCCGCATCTTCGCGGGTGAGCTGCAGCCCGGCTGCTCGTTCCTGCCGCCGGGCATGCCCGGCTTCAGCGAGGAGCTCGACGTCTCCGGATGCCCGTTCGGCAACCCGAACGAGCCGCCGGACCTCGAGGCCGCCCGCGCGGCGCTCGAGGAGTCGGACTACGACGGCGAGACGATCACCGTCTGGACCAACAACGACGACCCGTCGGACAGGGTCGGCGAGGCGTACGCGGACATGCTGAACCAGATCGGCTTCGAGACCGAGATCAACATCCTGGACGGCGGCGTGTACTTCCAGACGATCGGCAACGAGCGGACCGACGACCTGCACACCGGCTTCGCGAACTGGTTCCAGGACTTCCCGCACCCGGCGAACTTCATGTTCCTCGTGGACGGGGCGTCCATCCAGCCCACCAACAACCAGAACTTCGGCAACGTCGACGATCCCGAGATCAACGACCTCGTGTCGGAGGCGGGACAGCAGCCGGAGCTCACGGACGACGTGGCGAGTCAGTACGAGGAGGCCAACCGCCAGTTGGTCGAGGAGTTCCACGTGGCGCCGTACGGCCACCGCAAGCTCGCGACGTTCGTGTCCGAGCGGATGGACTTCGACAACTGCACGTTGTTCCACCCCGTCTACCAGAACGACTACTCGAGCTTCTGCCTCAAGTAG
- a CDS encoding ABC transporter permease, whose protein sequence is MARFVIRRLAGMVFVLFAVSLLTFLIFNVIPNSDPAVRMAGRQVSESTIQAVTKEWGFDEPIYVQYWTTMEKVFTGDLISYFTRLDVMDEIIRGIPRTLSLAIGAAVMWMFFALCLGLYSAMKAGRFSDRFLTILALVGISMPVFWVGALMNHYLGFKLGIFPNGGYVPFTEDPVQWAYHLILPWTALSLLFIGFYSRVLRSNVLDTINEDYVRTARAKGLSERRVMVAHVLRNSLIPIVTLWGLDFGAVIGGGAILTETVFSIQGVGQYFGDAIAQLDVPPVLAVTMLVAFFVVFLNALVDIAYAALDPRIRLR, encoded by the coding sequence ATGGCCCGCTTCGTCATCCGCCGGCTCGCGGGCATGGTGTTCGTCCTCTTCGCCGTCTCGCTGCTCACGTTCCTGATCTTCAACGTGATCCCCAACAGCGACCCCGCCGTGCGCATGGCCGGCCGCCAGGTGTCGGAGAGCACGATCCAGGCGGTCACGAAGGAGTGGGGCTTCGACGAGCCGATCTACGTCCAGTACTGGACCACGATGGAGAAGGTCTTCACGGGCGACCTCATCTCCTACTTCACCCGCCTCGACGTGATGGACGAGATCATCAGGGGGATCCCGCGCACCCTTTCGCTGGCCATCGGGGCGGCGGTCATGTGGATGTTCTTCGCGCTCTGCCTGGGCCTCTACAGCGCCATGAAGGCCGGCAGGTTCTCGGATCGCTTCCTCACGATCCTGGCGCTGGTGGGCATCTCGATGCCGGTGTTCTGGGTCGGCGCGCTCATGAACCACTACCTCGGCTTCAAGCTCGGCATCTTCCCCAACGGCGGCTACGTCCCGTTCACGGAGGACCCGGTGCAGTGGGCCTACCACCTGATCCTGCCGTGGACGGCGCTGTCGCTGCTGTTCATCGGCTTCTACTCGCGCGTGCTGCGGTCCAACGTGCTCGACACCATCAACGAGGACTACGTGCGCACCGCGCGGGCCAAGGGACTGTCGGAGCGGCGGGTGATGGTGGCCCACGTGCTGCGCAACTCGCTGATCCCGATCGTCACGCTCTGGGGCCTGGACTTCGGGGCGGTCATCGGCGGCGGGGCCATCCTCACCGAGACGGTGTTCAGCATCCAGGGCGTGGGCCAGTACTTCGGCGACGCCATCGCCCAGCTCGACGTGCCGCCGGTGCTCGCGGTCACGATGCTGGTGGCGTTCTTCGTGGTCTTCCTCAACGCGCTGGTGGACATCGCCTACGCCGCCCTGGACCCGAGGATCCGGCTCAGGTGA
- a CDS encoding HD-GYP domain-containing protein has protein sequence MTARARLAEVAAVLAFVGAVAIAAVVLPYEGRDHVLLLVALTLGYAAIQRAEFEIGPGYASPDVVLFVPMLFLIPLPLVLVVVGAASVLSRVPELFMGKVHADRLIPAVSDAWFAVGPVIVLGLAGAGEPDANEIGIYALAFAAQAVTMAGPALLLEWVDKGVAPRDSLDPIAWSIRIDAILWPIGLMAAFAAEDSVLLLLALVPLAWLLSVFSRERHQRHAAALELNRAYRGTVMLLSDVVEADDNYTADHSRSVVELVVAVADELEIHDDDRQELEFAALLHDVGKITIPKEILHKPGKLTDDEFELMKTHTVEGQQMLDRVGGLLGRVGGIVRCCHERWDGAGYPDGLAGELIPLPARIVFCCDAYNAMTTTRVYRKAMPVEEALTELRENAGSQFDPLVVAGLTRVIERGYTETRPTPAEAVAALFRGRDEPPALKAC, from the coding sequence ATGACCGCCCGTGCTCGGCTCGCCGAGGTCGCCGCAGTCCTCGCGTTCGTGGGGGCGGTCGCGATCGCGGCCGTGGTGCTCCCCTACGAGGGGCGCGACCATGTCCTGCTCCTCGTCGCACTCACCTTGGGCTACGCGGCGATCCAGCGAGCGGAGTTCGAGATCGGCCCCGGATACGCCTCCCCGGACGTCGTCCTGTTCGTGCCGATGCTGTTCCTCATCCCGCTCCCGCTGGTGCTCGTGGTGGTGGGAGCCGCCTCGGTCCTCTCGCGCGTGCCCGAGCTATTCATGGGCAAGGTCCACGCCGACCGCCTGATCCCCGCCGTCAGCGACGCGTGGTTCGCCGTGGGGCCCGTGATCGTGCTGGGGCTCGCCGGCGCGGGCGAGCCGGACGCGAACGAGATCGGCATCTACGCGCTCGCATTCGCCGCTCAGGCGGTCACGATGGCGGGGCCCGCCCTCCTCCTCGAGTGGGTCGACAAGGGCGTCGCGCCCCGTGACTCGCTCGACCCCATCGCGTGGAGCATCCGCATCGATGCGATCCTGTGGCCGATAGGGCTCATGGCCGCCTTCGCGGCAGAGGACAGCGTCCTCCTCCTGCTGGCCCTCGTGCCACTGGCCTGGCTCCTGTCGGTCTTCTCCCGTGAGCGCCACCAGCGCCACGCGGCGGCCCTCGAGCTCAACCGCGCCTACCGCGGCACCGTGATGCTCCTCTCCGATGTCGTGGAGGCCGACGACAACTACACGGCCGACCATTCCCGCTCCGTCGTGGAGCTCGTCGTGGCCGTGGCAGACGAGCTCGAGATCCACGATGACGACCGCCAGGAGCTCGAGTTCGCTGCGCTCCTGCACGACGTGGGCAAGATCACGATCCCGAAGGAGATCCTCCACAAGCCGGGCAAGCTCACCGACGACGAGTTCGAGCTGATGAAGACGCACACCGTCGAGGGCCAGCAGATGCTGGACCGCGTCGGCGGCCTGCTCGGGCGCGTCGGCGGAATCGTCCGCTGCTGCCACGAGCGCTGGGACGGGGCCGGCTACCCGGATGGGCTTGCGGGAGAGCTGATCCCGCTACCCGCACGAATCGTCTTCTGCTGCGACGCCTACAACGCCATGACCACCACGCGCGTCTACCGGAAGGCGATGCCAGTCGAGGAGGCTCTCACCGAGCTCCGCGAGAACGCCGGGTCGCAGTTCGACCCGCTCGTGGTGGCGGGGCTGACGAGGGTGATCGAGCGCGGTTACACGGAGACTCGCCCCACACCCGCGGAAGCCGTTGCGGCGCTCTTCCGCGGGCGCGACGAGCCCCCTGCGCTCAAGGCCTGCTGA
- a CDS encoding MFS transporter codes for MRKALDLFRHEHDARLFFLAHAQSSLGTGAAYVGLVVLAYDRYRSPWAITAVLLAEFMPGMVLGPLLGAAADRWSRRLCAVVADVVNAAAFVAIATVDDFTLTIAFATAAGAANGLYRPAILAALPGLVQRERADTATAVFGSFTDVGYTVGPALAAAALLVADAELLMFVNGVTFALSALLLSRLTFGAVAAPGGTRPSLFREAAEGLRVAARRRGARTVILASSAIVMFAGLFNVGELLLAEGELGAGGTGYAVLVAVYGAAVAVGSMTGSRGGTIPELARNFSAAILLVGVGMVGAGLAPTFPVALGTFAVAGFGNGLVVVHERLLLQRTVPDALLGRVFGVGETLGSWAFGFAFVAGGAIASLVGTRELLVTAGVGVLVVWAVSAFTASRAFADAPDAGEPISRP; via the coding sequence ATGCGCAAGGCTCTCGATCTCTTCCGTCACGAGCACGACGCGCGGCTGTTCTTCCTCGCCCACGCGCAGTCCTCGCTCGGAACGGGCGCGGCGTACGTCGGCCTCGTCGTCCTGGCCTACGACCGCTATCGGTCGCCGTGGGCCATCACGGCGGTCCTGCTTGCCGAGTTCATGCCGGGCATGGTGCTCGGTCCTCTGCTCGGCGCCGCCGCCGATCGCTGGTCACGACGCCTGTGCGCGGTCGTCGCCGATGTCGTGAACGCCGCGGCTTTCGTGGCCATCGCGACCGTGGACGACTTCACCCTGACGATCGCGTTCGCCACCGCCGCCGGGGCAGCGAACGGGCTGTACCGCCCGGCGATCCTCGCCGCCCTGCCCGGGCTTGTGCAGCGCGAGCGCGCCGACACCGCGACGGCGGTGTTCGGCTCGTTCACCGATGTCGGCTACACGGTGGGCCCGGCGCTGGCCGCCGCCGCGCTGCTGGTGGCCGACGCCGAGCTGCTGATGTTCGTGAACGGCGTGACCTTCGCCCTCTCGGCCCTCCTTCTCTCGAGGCTGACGTTCGGCGCGGTGGCGGCGCCCGGCGGCACGCGCCCATCGCTGTTCCGAGAGGCGGCCGAGGGATTGCGCGTGGCCGCACGGCGACGCGGCGCGCGGACCGTGATCCTCGCCTCGAGCGCGATCGTCATGTTCGCCGGGCTGTTCAACGTGGGAGAGCTTCTGCTGGCCGAGGGTGAGCTCGGCGCGGGCGGTACCGGCTACGCCGTCCTTGTCGCCGTCTACGGGGCCGCGGTCGCGGTCGGCTCGATGACCGGATCGCGCGGCGGGACGATCCCCGAGCTGGCGCGCAACTTCTCGGCCGCGATCCTGCTGGTCGGGGTCGGCATGGTCGGCGCCGGCCTCGCGCCGACCTTTCCCGTGGCGCTCGGCACGTTCGCGGTGGCCGGCTTCGGCAACGGCCTCGTGGTCGTGCATGAGAGGCTCCTGCTGCAGCGCACGGTCCCGGATGCCCTGCTCGGCCGCGTGTTCGGCGTGGGCGAGACCCTCGGCTCGTGGGCGTTCGGCTTCGCGTTCGTGGCCGGCGGTGCCATCGCCAGCCTGGTCGGAACGCGCGAGCTGCTGGTCACGGCCGGAGTGGGGGTGCTCGTGGTGTGGGCCGTCAGCGCGTTCACCGCGAGCCGGGCGTTCGCCGACGCTCCCGACGCCGGCGAGCCGATCAGCAGGCCTTGA
- a CDS encoding ABC transporter permease produces MASDPATDYQVDVAPAMSRRGGEERPAAGLGPWRLGLRRLRRNKVAIAFGIVFLLLVGSAIAAPLWANHVAHTTPFENHLSDTIEQDGETVNVVSFDGVPIGPTYQAEFFLGADPNGRDVMVRLLYGARNSLMIGVAAALITTLLSIVLGLVAGYFRGWVDGVISRAFDVMWSFPVIILGVALGVSLQLGGLQLGPINIAGDSLLIPTLVIGLVYVPYMARPLRGQVLSMREKEFVEAARAQGAGPLRIMFSEILPNLASTILVFSTLLVANAVLLEAALSFLGAGVRPPEPSWGNIIREGVNRVSTAPHIAIVPGAMLTLTVLALNVFGDGVRDALDPRAKVRVEH; encoded by the coding sequence TTGGCTTCTGACCCGGCAACCGACTACCAGGTCGATGTCGCGCCGGCCATGTCGCGCCGCGGTGGCGAAGAGCGTCCCGCGGCCGGCCTCGGCCCCTGGCGCCTCGGCCTCCGGAGGCTGCGCCGCAACAAGGTGGCGATCGCCTTCGGCATCGTCTTCCTGCTGCTCGTAGGGTCCGCGATCGCCGCGCCGCTGTGGGCCAACCACGTCGCGCACACCACGCCGTTCGAGAACCACCTGTCAGACACCATCGAGCAGGACGGCGAGACGGTGAACGTCGTCAGCTTCGACGGTGTGCCGATCGGCCCGACCTACCAGGCCGAGTTCTTCCTCGGGGCCGATCCCAACGGCCGCGACGTGATGGTGCGCCTGCTCTACGGCGCCCGCAACTCGCTGATGATCGGCGTGGCCGCCGCGCTCATCACCACGCTGCTGTCGATCGTCCTCGGCCTGGTCGCCGGCTACTTCCGCGGCTGGGTCGACGGCGTGATCTCGCGCGCCTTCGACGTCATGTGGTCGTTCCCCGTGATCATCCTCGGCGTGGCGCTCGGGGTGTCGCTGCAGCTGGGCGGGCTCCAGCTCGGGCCGATCAACATCGCGGGGGACTCGCTGCTCATCCCCACCCTGGTGATAGGGCTCGTGTACGTCCCGTACATGGCCAGACCCCTGCGCGGGCAGGTGCTGTCCATGCGCGAGAAGGAGTTCGTGGAAGCCGCGCGCGCCCAGGGGGCCGGGCCGCTGCGGATCATGTTCTCCGAGATCCTGCCCAACCTCGCGTCCACGATCCTCGTGTTCTCCACGCTGCTCGTGGCCAACGCCGTGCTGCTCGAGGCCGCCCTGTCGTTCCTCGGCGCGGGGGTGCGCCCGCCGGAGCCCTCGTGGGGCAACATCATCCGCGAGGGCGTGAACCGCGTGTCCACGGCGCCGCACATCGCCATCGTCCCCGGCGCCATGCTCACGCTCACCGTGCTGGCGCTCAACGTGTTCGGCGACGGCGTGCGCGACGCCCTGGACCCGCGGGCCAAGGTCCGCGTGGAGCACTAG
- a CDS encoding ABC transporter ATP-binding protein encodes MTERLLDVSGLEVSFHTEEGVVRAADGVSFTLDRGEVLAIVGESGSGKSVSVMTLMGLTRSPNARFGGTAHLHTDREQGGDVKVKGDLELVGASDAELRKVRGNDIAMIFQDPMTSLNPVHRIGDQIAEQIQAHQDLSDAEAHERVVELLERVGIPRAAERARSYPHEFSGGMRQRAMIAMALSCEPSVLIADEPTTALDVTIQAQILQELNELRERADAGVIVVTHDLGVVADIADRIAVMYSGRIVEEGTLDELFYDPQHPYTWGLLGSIARIDRPRPERLPAIPGLPPSLNDPPEGCHFRPRCPHEFDKCAHTPPLEARFDGAGGHRDRCWLDPERKRELRVVGQGGQIGLEPEGAQA; translated from the coding sequence ATGACAGAGCGGCTGCTCGACGTCTCGGGGCTCGAGGTGAGCTTCCACACAGAGGAGGGCGTGGTGCGCGCCGCGGACGGCGTCTCGTTCACGCTTGACCGCGGCGAGGTGCTGGCCATCGTGGGCGAGTCCGGCTCGGGCAAGTCGGTCTCGGTCATGACGCTCATGGGGCTGACGCGCTCGCCCAACGCGCGCTTCGGGGGGACCGCCCATCTGCACACCGACCGCGAGCAGGGCGGGGACGTGAAGGTGAAGGGCGACCTGGAGCTGGTGGGGGCGAGCGACGCCGAGCTGCGCAAGGTGCGCGGCAACGACATCGCCATGATCTTCCAGGACCCGATGACGTCCCTGAACCCGGTGCACCGGATCGGGGACCAGATCGCGGAGCAGATCCAGGCGCACCAGGACTTGAGCGACGCCGAGGCGCACGAACGCGTGGTGGAGCTGCTCGAGCGCGTGGGCATCCCCCGGGCGGCGGAGCGCGCCCGCTCCTACCCGCACGAGTTCTCGGGCGGCATGCGCCAGCGCGCGATGATTGCGATGGCGCTCTCGTGCGAGCCCAGCGTGCTGATCGCCGACGAGCCCACCACCGCACTCGACGTCACCATCCAGGCGCAGATCCTCCAGGAGCTCAACGAGCTGCGCGAGCGCGCCGACGCGGGCGTGATCGTGGTCACCCACGACCTCGGCGTGGTGGCAGACATCGCCGACCGCATCGCCGTCATGTACTCCGGCCGGATCGTGGAGGAGGGAACGCTGGACGAGCTCTTCTACGACCCCCAGCACCCCTACACCTGGGGCCTGCTGGGCTCGATCGCCCGCATCGACCGGCCGCGCCCGGAGCGCCTTCCGGCCATCCCCGGCCTGCCGCCGTCGCTGAACGACCCGCCCGAGGGCTGCCACTTCCGCCCACGCTGCCCGCACGAGTTCGACAAGTGCGCGCACACGCCGCCGCTGGAGGCGCGCTTCGACGGCGCCGGAGGCCACCGCGACCGCTGCTGGCTCGACCCCGAGCGCAAGCGCGAGCTGCGCGTGGTGGGCCAGGGCGGCCAGATCGGCCTCGAGCCGGAGGGTGCGCAGGCGTGA